Below is a window of Drosophila nasuta strain 15112-1781.00 chromosome X, ASM2355853v1, whole genome shotgun sequence DNA.
TTGCcagctttgcttttattacaTAAAGTTGGTagctaattaaaaaaaacaaataaatgcgccacttataaataaataacgcATGCCAAAATCAACTTAAGCGCAGTAACGTCGACGTTAACGTCAACTGCGCTGCCATCGGCAACTGAGCGCAAGGCCGCTGCTGAGGCTGAGCttttaacatattattattctttatttacaatattttttttatattgttctCGTTACGCGCTACTGCGGTTGCAAAGGTTCTGTTTATCTCaatgcacaaacacaaacacacacacacatacacaaatttgCTAAGCACTTGTGGAGTTAACAACAATTGGCAATTAACagttttttgtattattattatttgtccGGGTTCGGGTCACTTTGGAGCTTAAACTGCAATCAAATAATTCTAGATATTAACGTGACTAAAAGCACTAactttagtattattattttactatttcaTGGGGcccttaaaaaataaacaaatggcTTGAAAGGTTAAAGTTGAAATTGATATTGACAGTAATCTGTTCCGGTTTCCATTTCATGAGTAACTCAGACTTGGCATTCGATCTACATATAACAATTGATAcgagtataaatattttgcataaatatttctatagaatctttttcactttttagttctgcatttaatttataacttTTAACTATAAATTCATGaatgaaaatttgcaaatatttagaaatagcatatagataaatatagattttttatTCCACTccaattttataaatgttatcctatgaaattatttaaagattttgATGAATTCGGGAGAACTTGATATAAACTTATATAAAACTTGATTTGAGTGCATAGTTAAAAAGTTATGAATGAaaagttgtaaatatttgaaaataataatactaataatatgtataaactacaattttataaaactgCTTTATTTTATCAAGTTTTATGAATACTACAAAAGGTTTAAGTTGAGTTTTCTGAATACTACAAAAGGTTTAACTAGAGAAAATATTCACACCGCCAAATTATCGATGAAATATTACTCATAGGGAATTTCCCAGCAATCCAGACAAAAAACAATACGCTTTtgatgaaaaataatttaaaagaaagtCGTAAAAAGcgtgaaaaatataaaaatatttgatttatcgtgcatcaaacaaaaataattagcTAGGGAAATTCCGAaagatataataaaaaagaaaacacgctgttgttatttgtatatatatacatacattagattatatttaaatacaaaaaaattaaggTTCTTATTCGCCAGTTTGTAGAGCAGAAAACTACAAATCGGTTTTACAGTcgtacatttttttgttttcatttatagtGTTATTAAGCATATAGAAGAGCAACtatgaaaaataaacagaacaaaaaatgaaaatttcttaaatttttgaGATAGAGATTAAACAGATTGAATGAAGACcgaaaaatgataaatttgttgttggaAAGAGAGAAATGTGTTCTTTCTGTTGTTGTAATTGATTGCTGTAGctattgttgttcttcttcttattgttTATTTGGTGTGTAAGTGTTAGTTTGTGAGTTTTTTAGGCATTCGGGCTGAATGCAGCCTGACGTAGCAGCACATAGATCTTCTCCTTGATCCAATCCTTGTTGTAGGGCGCATAAGTGTTGGTGCTCTTCTGATAGACCAAACAACTGATATCGATAAGTGTGTCGATGAAATCGAACAGCTGACTGATGTCATAGGTGATGGTCGGTGTATTTGGATTGCGTCGCTTCAAATGCTCCTCGTATATCTTGCACACCCCCTCCATGCACTCATTTACGCTTTCATAATCGCAATATGTGCGCGTCTCTGGTCGCGCTCCCGGCTGCACCAATAATATCGTATGCGACATgatctctgtctctctctcctctctctcttgctctatCCTAAAAAAGCATCAGAAAAGAAGGCACATTAGCATAAAGCTCTTCCTCTTGTTGTtcatgttattgttgttgccatctCGCTCTTACCCCAAAGTTATGTGTTaattggttgttgttgttgttgctgatgttgttgtccGAGACTGTGCGAAATTGTTTTGGCTTCGCTTGTGGCTGAGGCTgcaaaacaagaacaacataGATAAACATTGAAAACTGCTGCATTGCattattttagcatttgtttttttttttgtagcattttCTGCCATTGTTTTTGCCGCCagtgcacacatacatacacacagacacacacatggacGCGCATACGGCATAAACGTTTCCATGTGTAGttgcatttatttgcaaatcCACACACATAGTTGCGCCGCAAACAATTGCAATCGTTTTTGGCGTTACTCACCTGTTTGGCTTGGTCAgcaaatgtttgcaaaatAGTTTAGctacttaaattatttattataaacacatttttcaCACAGCTATTTGGGTAGCTGCAGCAGCACGCACGGTGTTGCCAAATTGCCGAATGCCGCTGTGTGTTCGCGTTCGGTGTTGGTAAACGTCGCGCACAGCTGGATGTCTGGCAGCGTTGCTCGCATGGCGTTGCCACACCACCGGCAATaggcagcaaacaaaaaacaggCAGTTCGAACAGCTGTTTCAAAAAGTGATCGACAAATGGACCAATTGCAAGAGCGTCGGCGGCAGTTGCTTTAACGTACGCGGGGGCTGCGCAGCGTgcgttcacacacacactcacacactcacgctTACGCGTAAATATGTCTACAAACtataagaaaaattaaattggtctcatgtgtgtgttgatgatgttgtgtttctgtttttttttttattatttgttgtagCCGCAAGTGAAATGCAAAGTGAAGGCGCAGCCGCAGCCTAAATGAGTTAGTGTTGCtgcgtgtatatgtgtgtttatgtggcacaagcattttaattgagaaaaaattataaatcgTAGTCGGCGTCAATTGTGcgtgtgtttatgttttaattcacaaaacactagatttgtttttttattttccgcCTCTTCTCTTCGCTATGGCTTTTATTATTGTCGCGACGCACGCGTGttaaacgttttttttttttgttgtatattttgtgtgtttattttttttattgctttgcttgttgtgtgtgtggtttgtGTGTCATATGTGGTCATAGCAAAagtgttaatttgtttatgtttctcaatataattattattgcggttgacgctgctgctgttgctgctgtgattCAATGTTCTCCGCTGCCAATGGGAAAATCAAGGTGCAGCATTTCTCCACTTAACAACGCATTCCAATAAGCCATCACATAGATTCCAATATTCCAATAAGCATCgttccttgttgttgtttgcagttGCCGCCACACGACACGGATGCAGCCGCGTCGTCAACGCTGCGCTGCTTGCTCAATGGACCCTTTCGTGATCTGCATTTCAATGTGTCCGACCATCGGCTAATTCCAGTGCACGACGTCGTCTTCCTCGACGACATCGAACGCAATGTGAAGCCGCTCATCTATCGCCCTGTGCTGCCAGAGGCGctgctgtcgacgtcgacgtcgacgccaaCGGCAACGTCAAGGCTCAAGTCAGCTGAGTCAGctgtcaacagcaacaacaacaacaacaactacagcaggTGAGTGCGCCTTGTGCCCTTGAACTTGATTCACGTCTATACGTCTGTCTCACTCACTGTCTCACTCTGTCGCGCTCCCACGCACtcatttcatttggtttttgtgtgtcATTCCAATTAGACTTGCTCCAGGTTGCTCTCATTTATTAATTGAGCCGTTGGCTAAAAACCGAAACAGTTAGAATTAcaagcaacacaaaacaacacaaaaaaaaataactcaCACCGGTTGTGAGTTTTTGGATGTTGCCCCACTGTGCTTTAAACACggttaaataaaacaacacaacCAGTTTATTGCTTTAgcaatgaatttttaaaacaatatgTGATTCCATTATGATTTCATTTAG
It encodes the following:
- the LOC132796141 gene encoding protein enhancer of rudimentary; this translates as MSHTILLVQPGARPETRTYCDYESVNECMEGVCKIYEEHLKRRNPNTPTITYDISQLFDFIDTLIDISCLVYQKSTNTYAPYNKDWIKEKIYVLLRQAAFSPNA
- the LOC132795422 gene encoding uncharacterized protein LOC132795422 encodes the protein MFSAANGKIKLPPHDTDAAASSTLRCLLNGPFRDLHFNVSDHRLIPVHDVVFLDDIERNVKPLIYRPVLPEALLSTSTSTPTATSRLKSAESAVNSNNNNNNYSSKISRLAKKKNKNGSWKMANAKKRKASD